The window AATACCCACCAATTGCCCGTTCTCCGTAGTATCCATTCTCCGTAGTACTACGAAGGATGAACTACGAAGGATGAAGCGGATAATATCTATATAAAAACATAAATATCTAACGGGGTGAACCATTTCAACTATTTCAACCACTTTAACTGATTCAACCGATTCAACTAATTCAACCATTTCAACCAGTTTACCCAATCTTCTCCACCATCCCAAATCCCGCACTATTCCGCATACCAAATCCACACTGATAGCCAATCTCAATCAATTTTGGGTCGCATATTATTTTGAATGGTGCAAAAAAGCCTTTGATATAGATTATCTTACCATCGCTGGTTTTATATTGGATAGAATCAGCAATTTTATTTTGTTTTTTAAATAGATATTCTGGCAAGAACTCAAAATTAAAGGGTATGTCAGTTTGTATCGGCTTATCATAAATCAACTTGTATTTAGTTTTTAGATTATTGTATAACTCCTCACGGAACAGGTCTGTATCAGTAAAATAATCCAGGTCTTCTTTTCTTTTATTAGAATTCACATTGATAGGGGAGAGACATTTGAATTTCACCCCCTTAGATAGTAAACATCTAACAGGGTAAACTTCTTCTCCAAACTCAATTTCTGGTTCTGCTATAATCTGACTAAATATTAATTCAATATCTATATCCTTAGAATTTAAAATAATGCGCTCATCTGAAAAAATTCCTTTAACAATGTGTTCAATGTTTCTGTCTATAATGGTTGCAAAATACCAATCAATTTCTGGTGAGAGAATTCTAATATCGTGATTTTTTATTTCATATTTTCTGGGGAACAAACGAGAGAAGGTAAAAAGTTTCAGATGCTTGCCATTTATGATAAAGCCTTTATCGTGAAGAAATTCGCTGTACTTTTTTGAAGATTTAGAAAACAAACGATAGATATTTGCTGTTAGTTTATGATTGTAATTCAAAGGCAAATCAAAAGGGAGTTTACCTTCGTATAAAAGTTCAATTTTTAGTCTCATAATAATTTTTATTTTCGTTATTTGTCTCGAGTCGTCGTTTTACTCCTTACGACTCGAAGGTAATCATTTTTAATACCTTTATTTTCTTTGGCTTATTTTTTATTTTCCCTTTAACTTTTCAGTAAGTTTTTTGATTTCTCTAAGTTGTTTTTGAACATCTTTTAGAATTTTTTTCCGTTCCTCATCAAGTTGATGAGGTTCTTGCTTTTCTATTTCAGCAAAGTCAGTAAAACCTTTCAATCTCTTTTTTGCACCTTCAATTTTAAAACCTTTTACATAA is drawn from Candidatus Cloacimonadota bacterium and contains these coding sequences:
- the cas6 gene encoding CRISPR-associated endoribonuclease Cas6 is translated as MRLKIELLYEGKLPFDLPLNYNHKLTANIYRLFSKSSKKYSEFLHDKGFIINGKHLKLFTFSRLFPRKYEIKNHDIRILSPEIDWYFATIIDRNIEHIVKGIFSDERIILNSKDIDIELIFSQIIAEPEIEFGEEVYPVRCLLSKGVKFKCLSPINVNSNKRKEDLDYFTDTDLFREELYNNLKTKYKLIYDKPIQTDIPFNFEFLPEYLFKKQNKIADSIQYKTSDGKIIYIKGFFAPFKIICDPKLIEIGYQCGFGMRNSAGFGMVEKIG